The following are encoded in a window of Solibacillus sp. FSL R7-0668 genomic DNA:
- a CDS encoding Ger(x)C family spore germination protein encodes MKRYVFGLLFFSLFLSGCWDRRELDQLAIAVAVGIDKADDEYQVSAQVVVPSEMSVKGGTGGSQVTLYTVKGETVYEAFRKMTKESPRKIYPSHLRMLIFGEEIAQEGISEALDVFSRDYEIRPDFYVAIAKETSAAEILNITTTVESIPANDMFKSLSVSEQAWAGTKSINLDEVIADFISDGKEAAITGIELIGEPNIGASKQNVETIKPAAILRYDNLAVFKGDKLIGWLNEGEAVTYNYISNTVKTTVRTVPCPAADDGKVTIEIMKSKAKIKGNVSNGKPKIDIHVKLDGNVGSVSCKIQLKDLKTIAELEKSFEEQGEKIGEEAIESIQKQYQADIFGFGEVIHRSNPKAWKQLKENWDEEFSNLTVNLKVDLEIHRTGTINNTFLEKVKE; translated from the coding sequence ATGAAAAGGTATGTGTTTGGTCTCCTGTTTTTCAGCTTATTTCTTTCGGGGTGTTGGGATCGGCGAGAATTAGATCAACTCGCCATAGCAGTTGCAGTGGGTATCGATAAAGCAGATGATGAATACCAAGTATCTGCTCAAGTAGTCGTACCTTCAGAAATGTCGGTAAAGGGAGGCACAGGAGGTTCGCAAGTGACCCTTTATACTGTGAAAGGTGAAACGGTTTATGAAGCATTTCGAAAAATGACTAAGGAATCGCCAAGAAAAATTTACCCTAGTCATTTACGAATGCTTATATTTGGTGAAGAAATTGCACAAGAGGGAATAAGTGAAGCTTTGGACGTATTTTCTAGGGATTATGAAATTCGACCAGATTTCTATGTCGCCATTGCGAAAGAAACTTCCGCAGCTGAAATACTAAATATAACAACAACAGTCGAAAGTATTCCAGCTAATGATATGTTTAAAAGTCTGAGTGTGTCAGAGCAAGCTTGGGCAGGTACAAAGAGTATTAATTTAGATGAGGTTATAGCAGATTTTATAAGCGATGGGAAGGAAGCTGCAATTACGGGGATTGAATTGATAGGTGAACCTAACATAGGAGCAAGTAAGCAAAATGTAGAAACGATTAAACCTGCTGCAATATTACGCTATGATAATTTGGCCGTGTTTAAAGGGGATAAATTGATAGGTTGGCTAAATGAAGGAGAAGCGGTTACGTATAATTACATTTCAAATACCGTAAAAACAACGGTAAGAACGGTACCTTGCCCTGCAGCTGATGATGGAAAAGTGACAATAGAAATAATGAAGTCCAAAGCTAAGATTAAAGGGAATGTAAGCAACGGAAAACCTAAAATTGATATCCATGTTAAATTGGATGGCAATGTAGGGTCGGTATCATGCAAAATCCAGCTAAAAGATTTGAAAACAATTGCTGAGCTTGAAAAAAGTTTTGAAGAACAAGGAGAAAAAATAGGGGAAGAGGCAATAGAATCGATTCAAAAACAATATCAAGCTGACATCTTTGGATTTGGTGAAGTCATCCACCGATCAAACCCGAAAGCATGGAAACAGTTGAAAGAAAATTGGGATGAGGAATTTTCTAACTTAACGGTGAATCTGAAAGTAGACTTGGAAATTCATCGGACAGGTACAATCAATAATACTTTCTTAGAAAAGGTGAAAGAATAA